A stretch of the Candidatus Woesearchaeota archaeon genome encodes the following:
- a CDS encoding 50S ribosomal protein L24e, which produces MAKCEFCGKQITAGTGKLYVKKDGKTMYYCSTKCEKNQIKLGRKPRTTHWTTEYHAVKKGTKQ; this is translated from the coding sequence ATGGCTAAATGTGAATTTTGCGGAAAACAAATAACTGCAGGAACAGGAAAATTATACGTCAAAAAAGACGGAAAAACAATGTATTACTGTTCAACAAAATGCGAAAAAAATCAAATAAAACTAGGAAGAAAACCAAGAACCACGCATTGGACAACAGAATACCACGCAGTTAAAAAAGGAACTAAACAATAA
- a CDS encoding 30S ribosomal protein S28e has product MAEQKKGGKKNQTSDSKGGVTFSPAVPASVEEIVGRTGTRGEAIQIRCKIMDGRDKNKIVRRNVKGPVQIGDILMLRETEIEARPLNKAGRGNN; this is encoded by the coding sequence ATGGCTGAACAAAAAAAAGGCGGCAAAAAAAACCAAACTTCTGACTCAAAAGGAGGAGTAACATTTTCTCCAGCAGTCCCTGCAAGTGTAGAAGAAATAGTGGGAAGAACAGGAACACGAGGAGAAGCAATACAAATAAGATGCAAAATTATGGATGGCAGAGATAAAAATAAAATTGTTAGAAGAAACGTGAAAGGCCCCGTACAAATCGGAGATATCCTAATGCTAAGAGAAACAGAAATAGAAGCAAGACCTCTAAACAAAGCAGGAAGAGGAAATAACTAG
- a CDS encoding ribosomal L7Ae/L30e/S12e/Gadd45 family protein, translating into MSEKAYEAIELAQKTGKIKKGTNEVTKMIEKGKAKLVVIATDVSPKEIIMHIPLLCKEKNIQCVEVPSREELGAAAGMGVPTGAVAIIDEGESKQTVGEINAEAESSEKLE; encoded by the coding sequence ATGTCAGAAAAAGCATACGAAGCAATAGAACTTGCACAAAAAACAGGTAAAATAAAGAAAGGAACAAACGAAGTAACAAAAATGATAGAAAAAGGAAAAGCAAAACTAGTGGTGATTGCAACAGACGTATCCCCTAAAGAAATCATAATGCACATACCTTTACTATGCAAAGAAAAAAACATACAATGCGTTGAAGTACCAAGTAGAGAAGAATTAGGCGCAGCAGCAGGAATGGGCGTTCCAACAGGAGCAGTAGCAATAATAGATGAAGGCGAAAGCAAACAAACCGTAGGAGAAATAAATGCCGAAGCTGAAAGTTCAGAAAAACTTGAATAA